One window of the Trifolium pratense cultivar HEN17-A07 linkage group LG2, ARS_RC_1.1, whole genome shotgun sequence genome contains the following:
- the LOC123905588 gene encoding glycine-rich RNA-binding protein 4, mitochondrial-like, which yields MAFCNKIGNLLRQSASQTSQAPSPMLNYLRHMSSSKLFIGGLSYGVDDQSLRDAFSTYGDVTEARVITDRDTGRSRGFGFVSYTSEDAATSALAMDGQDLNGRPVRVSYANDRPSAPRGGGGGGYNEFSNRGGGGGGW from the exons ATGGCTTTCTGTAACAAGATTGGAAACCTCTTGAGGCAGAGTGCTTCTCAGACCAGCCAAGCCCCTTCACCCATGCTTAACTACCTTCGCCACATGTCGTCAAGCAAGCTTTTTATTGGAG GTCTTTCTTATGGAGTCGATGACCAATCTCTTAGGGATGCATTCTCAACCTATGGAGATGTGACTGAGG CAAGAGTTATCACTGATAGAGACACCGGAAGATCAAGGGGATTTGGATTTGTCAGCTACACCAGTGAGGATGCTGCAACTTCAGCACTTGCTATGGATGGGCAG GATTTAAACGGGCGACCCGTTCGTGTGTCTTATGCAAATGATAGACCTTCTGCACCTCGTGGTGGTGGCGGTGGTGGCTATAATGAATTTTCTAACCGTGGTGGTGGCGGCGGTGGTTGGTGA
- the LOC123905584 gene encoding phosphoribosylglycinamide formyltransferase, chloroplastic-like: MEIQHIVSGFSAKLSSAPSIPIGKQLFSLKFPSLLSSSYPSIQSQNFEVPSGAFYPISIEKKDRFYSSRRRVRCRSSSNTADPNKENEVRAQVAGRRKKLAVFVSGGGSNFKSIHEASKRGSLHGDVVVLVTNKSECGGAEYARNHGIPVIVFPKAKAESDGLSPNDLVATLRRFEVDFILLAGYLKLIPVELTRAYERSIFNIHPSLLPAFGGKGYYGMKVHKAVIASGARFSGPTIHFVDEHYDTGRILAQRVVPVLANDTAEELAARVLREEHQLYVEVAEALCEDRIVWRKDGVPLIQSKANPNETY, encoded by the exons ATGGAAATTCAACATATTGTTTCTGGATTTTCTGCAAAATTATCATCCGCACCATCAATTCCAATTGGAAAACAACTTTTCTCTTTGAAATTCCCTTCTTTGCTTTCTTCTTCATACCCTTCTATTCAATCCCAGAATTTTGAAGTTCCTAGTGGAGCTTTCTACCCTATCAGCATTGAAAAAAAAGACCGATTTTATAGTTCTAGGAGGAGAGTACGGTGTAGGAGTAGCAGTAATACTGCAGATCCAAACAAGGAGAATGAGGTCAGGGCTCAGGTCGCGGGGAGGAGGAAAAAGCTGGCTGTGTTTGTGTCCGGCGGAGGGTCGAACTTTAAATCAATTCACGAGGCATCCAAAAGGGGATCACTTCATGGAGATGTCGTTGTATTGGTTACGAATAAAAGCG AGTGTGGAGGTGCCGAGTATGCGAGAAATCATGGTATACCAGTTATAGTGTTCCCTAAAGCAAAGGCCGAATCCGATGGATTGTCTCCAAATGACCTTGTTGCTACACTTAG GAGATTTGAGGTTGATTTTATTCTTTTAGCTGGATACCTGAAACTTATACCAGTGGAACTGACCCGAGCTTATGAAAGATCCATATTTAACATCCATCCATCACTTCTTCCAGCTTTTGGAGGCAAGGGATACTATGGTATGAAAGTACACAAAGCAGTCATTGCTTCAGGCGCAAG GTTTTCGGGTCCCACAATTCATTTTGTGGATGAACACTATGATACAGGGCGTATCCTTGCCCAGCGTGTTGTCCCTGTGCTTGCTAATGATACTGCAGAAGAGTTGGCTGCAAGGGTTCTAAGAGAG GAGCACCAATTATATGTTGAGGTGGCAGAGGCTTTATGCGAAGACCGTATAGTTTGGAGAAAAGATGGTGTTCCCCTCATCCAAAGCAAAGCAAATCCTAATGAGACTTATTGA